From Echinicola jeungdonensis, the proteins below share one genomic window:
- a CDS encoding replication-associated recombination protein A, with protein MNQTPLAERMRPTRLEDLIGQSHLTAPTTFLYRAIKSGSVPSLILWGPPGVGKTTIANIIANEVKAPFYTLSAISAGVKDIRQVIEKARFQQGVVLFIDEIHRFNKSQQDALLGAVEKGMIRLIGATTENPSFEVNAALLSRCQVFTLNALERADLETMVKQALEKDTLLKNKQVELKETEALLRLSGGDGRKLLNLLEIVIDAIEDDPIVITNDLVTDIAQQRVAIYDKSGEQHYDIISAFIKSIRGSDPNAAVYWLARMIEGGEDVKFIARRLVILASEDIGNANPNALLLATQCFEAVKIIGYPEARIILSQCVTYLASSAKSNASYIAINQAQSIVKQEGDLPVPFHLRNAPTKLMKDLNYGKDYKYSHDYPNNFVEQEYMPDKLKGVKLFEPGQNAREGDLRKNLQRLWGKKYGY; from the coding sequence ATGAATCAAACTCCCCTTGCTGAGCGAATGCGGCCTACCCGTCTTGAAGACCTGATCGGCCAATCCCATTTGACTGCTCCCACTACTTTTTTATACCGGGCTATCAAATCGGGCAGTGTGCCCTCTTTGATCCTCTGGGGGCCTCCCGGGGTGGGAAAAACCACCATCGCCAATATCATCGCCAATGAGGTGAAAGCACCTTTCTATACCTTAAGTGCTATCAGTGCAGGGGTGAAAGATATCCGGCAGGTAATTGAAAAAGCGAGGTTCCAACAGGGAGTGGTTTTGTTTATTGATGAGATCCATCGCTTTAATAAATCCCAACAGGATGCCCTATTAGGGGCGGTGGAAAAAGGGATGATAAGGTTGATAGGTGCTACTACAGAAAATCCATCATTTGAGGTCAATGCAGCTTTGCTTTCCCGTTGCCAGGTATTTACCCTCAATGCCCTGGAAAGAGCAGACTTGGAAACCATGGTGAAACAGGCATTGGAAAAGGATACCTTATTAAAAAATAAGCAAGTGGAATTGAAGGAAACGGAGGCCTTGCTGCGCCTTTCAGGGGGAGATGGTAGAAAGCTTTTGAACTTATTGGAAATTGTCATCGATGCAATAGAGGATGACCCCATTGTTATCACCAATGACCTGGTGACGGATATTGCCCAGCAGAGAGTGGCCATATATGACAAATCAGGGGAACAGCATTATGATATTATTTCCGCCTTTATCAAGTCTATCCGGGGCTCTGATCCCAATGCAGCAGTCTATTGGTTGGCCAGGATGATAGAAGGGGGGGAGGATGTGAAATTTATAGCCCGCCGATTGGTGATTTTGGCATCAGAGGATATTGGCAATGCAAATCCTAATGCCCTGCTATTGGCTACCCAATGTTTCGAAGCCGTAAAGATTATAGGTTACCCTGAAGCAAGAATTATTTTGTCCCAATGTGTTACCTATCTGGCCAGCTCTGCAAAAAGCAATGCCAGTTATATAGCCATCAATCAAGCCCAATCAATTGTAAAACAAGAAGGGGATCTTCCGGTGCCTTTTCATTTGAGAAATGCGCCCACCAAATTGATGAAAGACCTTAATTATGGGAAAGATTATAAGTATTCCCATGATTACCCCAACAATTTTGTGGAACAGGAATATATGCCTGATAAGTTAAAAGGGGTCAAGCTATTTGAGCCTGGTCAAAATGCAAGAGAAGGGGATTTAAGAAAAAACCTTCAAAGGCTTTGGGGGAAAAAGTATGGCTATTAG
- a CDS encoding DUF2721 domain-containing protein, which translates to MELELSTPALLFSAITLLMLAYTNRFLAIASLIRGLHDRHLERPDETLIVEQLRNLRRRVFMIKSMQIFGVLSFLLCVVCMFLIYQEFKMAANITFMLSMIALLISLFISLLEINLSTKALKIELGDLDEMLKKSEGGPLDFMFKKDPKDE; encoded by the coding sequence ATGGAACTGGAATTATCAACACCAGCCTTGCTTTTTTCTGCCATCACGTTGTTGATGTTGGCATATACCAATAGATTTCTGGCTATTGCCAGTTTAATTCGGGGTTTGCATGACCGACACCTGGAGCGGCCCGATGAAACTCTTATTGTGGAACAGCTCAGAAATTTGAGGAGAAGAGTGTTTATGATCAAAAGCATGCAGATTTTTGGTGTGTTAAGTTTTTTATTATGTGTAGTTTGTATGTTTTTGATTTATCAGGAATTTAAAATGGCAGCTAATATCACTTTTATGTTAAGCATGATTGCCCTTTTGATTTCTCTATTTATCTCACTTTTAGAAATCAACCTTTCTACAAAAGCCTTAAAAATAGAATTGGGAGATTTGGATGAAATGCTAAAAAAATCAGAAGGTGGGCCTTTGGATTTCATGTTTAAAAAAGACCCCAAAGATGAATAG
- a CDS encoding anti-sigma factor: MDTQSYIASGKLELFVLGELSQEEREEVLEMAGKHPEIKRELEEIQEAMFAFDKNSGPSPSSEVKGKIFDTLLGDAESKSETKPVDKVTPEIPVAKWKAFAVAATVAAIIATAFAIYFAVQYNEVDEKFTSLMEERNVLSEKLQVNETKFQQTHEQLETLLGGDFRRIPLSGSSLDVQKDARVDVFWEQQSQEVFVNVNKLAQLEDEFDYQLWAIGDEGPVGIGLVKIEEGISLQQMESVANAGAFAITIEPKGGSETPTLEKMVVIGENV, from the coding sequence GTGGATACTCAATCTTATATAGCGTCAGGAAAGTTGGAACTTTTTGTGCTGGGAGAACTCAGCCAGGAGGAGAGGGAAGAGGTGCTTGAAATGGCCGGAAAGCACCCTGAAATCAAAAGGGAGTTGGAGGAGATTCAGGAGGCCATGTTTGCTTTTGACAAAAATAGTGGCCCAAGTCCTTCTTCAGAGGTGAAAGGTAAAATATTCGATACCCTGCTTGGGGATGCTGAAAGTAAAAGTGAAACCAAGCCTGTTGACAAGGTTACACCTGAAATCCCCGTTGCAAAATGGAAAGCCTTTGCTGTGGCTGCCACTGTTGCCGCCATTATAGCTACTGCTTTCGCAATTTATTTTGCGGTCCAGTATAACGAGGTGGATGAAAAATTCACCTCCCTTATGGAGGAAAGAAATGTTCTCAGTGAAAAATTGCAGGTAAATGAGACTAAATTCCAGCAAACCCATGAACAGCTTGAGACATTGTTGGGAGGTGATTTTCGTAGGATACCATTGAGTGGATCGTCTTTGGATGTACAGAAAGATGCCCGGGTTGATGTATTCTGGGAACAGCAATCCCAGGAGGTATTTGTAAATGTTAATAAGCTTGCCCAATTGGAAGATGAATTCGATTATCAATTATGGGCGATTGGGGATGAAGGTCCAGTGGGGATTGGCCTAGTGAAAATCGAGGAGGGGATTTCCCTTCAGCAAATGGAATCCGTTGCCAATGCGGGTGCATTTGCAATTACCATTGAGCCCAAGGGAGGAAGTGAAACCCCGACACTTGAAAAAATGGTGGTCATTGGAGAAAATGTTTAA